From Apium graveolens cultivar Ventura chromosome 9, ASM990537v1, whole genome shotgun sequence, the proteins below share one genomic window:
- the LOC141686648 gene encoding putative glycosyltransferase At5g20260, producing the protein MSSELGRICQVETRRWVWLICLVFAVVLMAQYVELPYGNIISSVLPDGRNQGSAKGSSLPANLTSYSSESSNPTELDNLNSTPTTLSNEKTDTAIITEKKNSTQESDSFLVSNSALDNSSPTSKPEDNVVPTQENRISGDSSMPPSSASPEMSPTGVNLTTKDGISSVPSISSMNNDTQEKLHNKDGPGTPQSNNKSPVKKRPESQEATILSISEMNNILKKNHASSYSQGPRWSSAVDQRLLDSKLQIKSAPIIKNDQGLNAPLYRNASMFRRSYELMEQTLKVYIYKEGKRPIFHHPPPVLNGIYASEGWFMKLLQENKQYVTENPNEAHLFYLPFSSRTLEETLYVPDSHSRANLIKYLDEYLDLIVAKYPFWNRTSGADHFFVACHDWAPAETRIRLNNCIKALCNSDIKEGFRLGKDVSLPETLVHSKKNPLIEVGGNAPSQRTILVFFAGKMHGYLRPMLLEQWQDKDPSIKIFKKLPKSKKNRVYIEYMKSSKYCLCPKGYEVNSPRVVEAIYFECVPVIISDNFVPPFFEILNWESFAVFIPEKDLPNLKNILLSISDRRYQVMQQRVKQVQQHFLWHTQPIKYDIFHMILHSVWYNRVFQV; encoded by the exons ATGAGTAGTGAATTGGGTCGTATATGTCAGGTGGAAACAAGGAGATGGGTGTGGTTGATTTGCTTAGTGTTTGCCGTGGTCTTGATGGCCCAGTATGTGGAACTTCCGTATGGTAATATTATATCATCTGTACTACCTGATGGTAGGAATCAAGGATCTGCAAAGGGCAGTTCTCTGCCTGCTAATCTAACTAGTTACTCTAGCGAATCCAGCAACCCGACAGAATTAGATAATCTGAACTCTACTCCGACAACATTGTCTAATGAGAAAACTGATACAGCAATAATTACTGAGAAGAAGAATTCAACCCAAGAAAGTGACTCCTTCCTTGTATCCAATTCTGCATTAGATAATTCTTCACCAACTAGTAAGCCAGAAGATAATGTTGTCCCAACACAAGAAAATAGAATTTCAGGTGACAGTTCTATGCCCCCTTCATCTGCATCACCTGAAATGTCTCCAACAGGTGTAAACTTGACGACGAAGGATGGAATATCTAGTGTTCCAAGCATATCATCTATGAACAATGATACACAGGAAAAACTTCACAACAAGGATGGACCTGGGACTCCACAAAGCAATAATAAGTCTCCTGTGAAGAAAAGGCCCGAGAGTCAAGAAGCCACTATTCTGTCCATATCTGAGATGAATAATATTTTGAAAAAGAATCACGCTTCATCCTATTCACAG GGACCACGATGGTCATCAGCAGTTGATCAGAGActacttgactcaaaattacAGATTAAGAGTGCTCCCATCATTAAGAATGACCAAGGTCTAAATGCCCCTCTTTATCGGAATGCTTCTATGTTTAGGAG GAGCTACGAATTAATGGAACAGACCCTGAAAGTGTACATCTACAAGGAAGGAAAAAGACCAATATTCCATCATCCGCCACCAGTACTTAATGGAATATACGCTTCTGAGGGATGGTTTATGAAGCTACTGCAAGAAAATAAGCAATATGTTACTGAAAACCCAAATGAAGCACACCTCTTTTACTTGCCTTTCAGTTCACGTACACTAGAAGAAACTTTGTATGTTCCTGATTCTCACAGTCGCGCAAACCTGATCAAATACTTGGACGAGTACCTTGACCTGATTGTCGCGAAGTACCCCTTTTGGAATAGAACTAGTGGAGCTGATCACTTTTTTGTGGCTTGCCATGACTGG GCGCCAGCTGAAACACGAATACGTTTGAACAATTGCATCAAAGCTCTATGCAATTCCGATATCAAAGAAGGTTTTAGATTGGGCAAGGACGTGTCTCTTCCAGAAACCCTGGTTCATTCGAAGAAGAATCCCTTAATTGAGGTTGGAGGCAATGCTCCTAGCCAGCGAACCATACTCGTTTTCTTTGCTGGCAAGATGCATGGATATCTCCGTCCTATGCTGTTGGAACAATGGCAAGACAAAGACCCTTCCATCAAGATCTTCAAAAAGCTGCCTAAGTCCAAGAAAAATAGAGTCTATATCGAGTACATGAAGAGTAGCAAGTACTGTTTATGTCCAAAAGGCTATGAAGTTAACAGTCCGAGAGTAGTGGAGGCAATCTACTTTGAATGTGTACCTGTAATAATATCTGATAACTTTGTGCCACCGTTTTTTGAGATTTTGAACTGGGAATCATTTGCTGTTTTCATACCAGAAAAGGATCTTCCGAATCTGAAGAACATTCTTCTCTCAATATCAGACAGGAGGTATCAAGTAATGCAACAGAGAGTGAAGCAGGTACAACAGCATTTTCTTTGGCATACCCAGCCTATTAAATACGACATATTTCATATGATACTCCACTCTGTGTGGTACAACCGAGTTTTCCAGGTATAG